A genomic stretch from Candidatus Nitrotoga arctica includes:
- a CDS encoding YqaA family protein yields the protein MTESTSLLSLFISSFLAATLLPGGSEIVLISVLKLYPELFWPALLLSTLGNTLGGMVSFGMGRLLPQTHKLKHVEKIQHYGTPALLLAWVPLLGDALCLAAGWLRLNPWHAALFMAIGKFARYWIIAIATQI from the coding sequence ATGACTGAGTCTACCAGTCTGTTATCGCTTTTCATTAGCAGCTTCCTTGCCGCCACCTTGCTTCCTGGTGGCTCTGAAATTGTACTAATCAGTGTGCTAAAGCTGTACCCGGAATTATTCTGGCCTGCGCTTTTGCTCAGCACTCTCGGCAATACGCTAGGCGGCATGGTGTCATTTGGTATGGGTCGATTGTTACCGCAAACCCATAAGCTCAAACATGTGGAGAAAATACAGCACTACGGCACACCTGCATTACTGCTTGCCTGGGTGCCATTACTGGGTGATGCGCTGTGTCTTGCTGCCGGATGGCTAAGACTCAATCCTTGGCACGCTGCGTTATTCATGGCGATAGGCAAATTCGCGCGGTACTGGATCATTGCGATCGCAACCCAAATTTGA
- a CDS encoding EAL domain-containing protein, which translates to MTIFKNNLPRFSNHLWVTLGMLVVFAATFAVYACAEREIGRANESRQRSFLLADELRQSSDDLTRMVRTYVVIGDPIYKQHYQEILDIQDGRKPRPIDYRNIYWDIVLRDDQRPRPPGLAVPLLELMRGAGFTAEEFAKLAEAKANSDTLTRTEFAAMKLIESTSPLTEVNRAGAIAMLHDEAYHQAKASVMRPISQFQRMADKRTLEAVHTAETYATLMRSIFILLGMLLAVLLWKLQRNLHATLGGSVNELHTRIAHLGSGNFSSVITVAKGMENSVLDWLSETQISLARIDAQRKEAEAKNQRLTKLYAALSKCNQAIVRCTSETELFTQVCRVVVNFGGIDMAWVGVLEEQSDYIKPVASFGSGVEYLKGLQIPVAVDEPYGRGPTSSAFRENLPFWCQNFQHDPITTLWHKHGARFGWASSAALPLHCNGEVIGVLTLYTDVDNAFDENVRNLLVGMAMDIDYALKSFGHEAQRKRAEEALRESEQRLRTIIETEPECIKVLDSGGRILEMNAMGLAMLEADSIEEVQQRKLVDFILSAYHDSFLAMHKRVMSGESCFFEFEIKGIKGAQRWLETHAAPLSNADGTITMLLGITRDITARKEAEKRIQYLAHFDSLTGLPNRVQLNNHAKYVISLAQRSQVPVTLMFLDLDHFKDINDTLGHSVGDALLVELAKRLRLVLREEDMVSRLGGDEFIFLLYGVDAHEAPLVAQKLLDVIAVPCQIEQYDLNVTGSIGIALYPGDGTDLETLSKSADSAMYRAKHEGRHGYRFFTAEMQIRSARHLKLVNALRQALERNQLQVHYQPQVSMQDGRIIGAEALLHWTHPALGSVSPSEFIPSAEESGLIMPIGEWVLRHAARQAKSWMQNGLVPLVMAVNLSAVQFRHPDLPNLITRILDEEGLPPEYLELELTEGVAMHDPQNAIAVMNKLHERGVRMSIDDFGTGYSSLSHLKKFKVYKLKIDQSFVRDISTDPEDRAIVSAVINMAKSLGLQTIAEGVETAGQLAFLREQGCDEMQGYYYCKPLPADQFEEFVRSKA; encoded by the coding sequence ATGACAATTTTCAAGAACAACTTGCCCCGATTTTCGAACCACCTCTGGGTGACACTGGGTATGCTCGTTGTTTTCGCCGCAACCTTTGCCGTTTATGCTTGCGCAGAAAGGGAGATCGGCCGCGCTAATGAGTCGCGGCAGCGGTCTTTTTTGCTGGCGGATGAATTGCGCCAGTCGTCTGATGACCTTACACGTATGGTTCGCACCTATGTGGTGATCGGAGATCCAATCTATAAGCAACACTATCAGGAAATCCTCGACATCCAGGATGGCAGAAAGCCTCGCCCAATCGACTACCGCAACATCTACTGGGATATCGTGCTGCGTGATGACCAGCGTCCGCGGCCGCCGGGACTGGCGGTTCCCTTGCTGGAGTTGATGCGAGGGGCTGGTTTTACTGCAGAAGAATTCGCCAAACTGGCGGAGGCAAAAGCCAACTCGGATACGCTCACACGCACTGAATTTGCTGCAATGAAATTGATCGAATCAACCAGCCCGTTGACTGAGGTGAACCGCGCCGGGGCAATTGCTATGTTGCATGACGAGGCTTACCACCAAGCCAAGGCTAGCGTCATGCGGCCGATCAGCCAGTTTCAAAGAATGGCCGATAAACGTACCTTGGAGGCCGTGCATACCGCCGAAACCTACGCCACCTTGATGCGTTCGATCTTCATCCTGCTGGGCATGCTGCTGGCAGTCCTACTCTGGAAACTGCAACGGAACTTGCATGCGACTCTGGGTGGCTCAGTGAACGAACTGCATACGCGCATCGCCCATCTTGGCAGTGGAAATTTTTCATCCGTCATTACGGTCGCTAAAGGCATGGAAAACAGCGTGCTGGACTGGTTATCGGAAACACAGATCAGTCTGGCCAGGATTGACGCTCAGCGTAAGGAAGCCGAAGCAAAAAATCAACGCCTGACTAAGCTTTATGCCGCTTTGAGCAAGTGTAACCAGGCCATCGTGCGCTGCACCAGCGAGACGGAGTTATTCACGCAAGTCTGCCGCGTTGTAGTGAATTTTGGTGGCATTGATATGGCATGGGTAGGTGTACTTGAAGAACAGAGTGACTATATAAAGCCGGTCGCATCCTTTGGCAGTGGTGTGGAATATCTGAAAGGGCTGCAGATTCCAGTGGCAGTCGATGAACCATACGGACGTGGACCGACCAGCTCTGCGTTCCGCGAAAACTTGCCATTTTGGTGTCAAAATTTTCAGCATGACCCTATCACTACGCTATGGCATAAGCACGGTGCACGGTTTGGGTGGGCGTCATCTGCCGCGTTGCCACTGCATTGTAATGGTGAAGTCATCGGGGTTTTAACCCTCTATACCGATGTGGACAACGCCTTCGACGAAAATGTGCGTAATTTGCTGGTGGGAATGGCGATGGACATAGACTATGCGCTGAAAAGTTTTGGGCACGAAGCGCAACGTAAGCGAGCAGAAGAGGCGTTGCGGGAGAGCGAACAGCGCTTGCGCACCATCATCGAGACAGAGCCGGAATGCATAAAGGTCTTAGACAGCGGCGGTCGAATCCTGGAAATGAATGCTATGGGACTCGCCATGCTTGAAGCAGACTCCATAGAGGAGGTGCAACAGCGTAAACTCGTAGATTTTATTCTTTCCGCGTATCACGATTCCTTTCTCGCCATGCATAAACGCGTGATGAGTGGCGAAAGTTGTTTTTTTGAGTTCGAAATAAAAGGCATCAAAGGAGCTCAGCGCTGGCTGGAAACTCATGCCGCGCCCTTAAGTAATGCGGACGGCACAATTACGATGTTGCTTGGTATTACCAGAGATATCACTGCGCGCAAGGAAGCCGAAAAGCGTATTCAATACCTGGCGCATTTCGACTCGCTCACCGGATTACCGAATCGCGTTCAGTTGAACAACCACGCTAAATATGTCATCAGCTTGGCGCAGCGGAGTCAAGTGCCAGTGACGTTGATGTTCCTCGATCTCGATCACTTCAAGGATATTAACGATACGCTCGGCCACAGTGTTGGTGATGCTTTGCTGGTGGAACTGGCCAAACGGCTGCGCTTGGTGCTACGCGAGGAAGACATGGTGTCGCGCCTTGGGGGGGATGAATTCATCTTCTTATTGTACGGTGTCGACGCACACGAAGCGCCTCTTGTGGCGCAGAAGCTGTTGGATGTTATCGCTGTACCCTGCCAGATAGAACAGTATGACCTGAATGTAACCGGCTCGATTGGCATTGCCCTTTATCCAGGCGACGGCACAGATCTGGAGACCCTCTCTAAAAGCGCCGATTCTGCCATGTATCGCGCCAAGCATGAAGGTCGTCATGGCTACCGTTTCTTTACTGCTGAAATGCAGATTCGTTCGGCGCGCCACTTGAAACTGGTCAATGCGCTGCGCCAGGCGTTGGAACGCAATCAACTACAAGTGCACTACCAGCCTCAGGTTTCTATGCAGGACGGACGGATCATTGGGGCGGAAGCTCTGCTGCACTGGACACATCCAGCGCTGGGTTCAGTTTCGCCATCGGAATTCATTCCCTCCGCAGAAGAAAGCGGGCTGATCATGCCGATTGGGGAGTGGGTGCTGAGGCACGCGGCGCGACAGGCAAAATCGTGGATGCAGAACGGTCTGGTTCCGCTGGTCATGGCGGTGAATCTTTCCGCAGTTCAGTTCCGCCATCCCGATTTGCCCAATTTGATCACGCGTATCCTCGACGAAGAGGGCTTGCCGCCAGAATATCTGGAGCTGGAGCTGACCGAGGGCGTAGCGATGCATGACCCACAAAATGCTATTGCCGTGATGAACAAACTGCACGAGCGCGGCGTGCGTATGTCGATCGATGATTTTGGTACCGGCTATTCTTCACTGAGTCATCTGAAAAAATTCAAGGTGTACAAACTCAAGATCGATCAGTCCTTTGTACGCGACATCAGCACCGATCCGGAAGACAGGGCTATCGTTAGTGCCGTCATCAACATGGCGAAGAGCCTTGGTCTGCAAACCATCGCTGAGGGAGTGGAAACGGCGGGGCAACTGGCGTTCCTGCGGGAACAGGGTTGCGATGAGATGCAGGGCTACTATTATTGCAAGCCACTGCCGGCCGATCAGTTCGAGGAATTTGTTCGATCAAAGGCCTGA